A stretch of the Archangium violaceum genome encodes the following:
- a CDS encoding thioredoxin domain-containing protein: MAQTPHSGANNRLAREPSPYLRQHASNPVDWYPWGEEAFARARAEDKPILLSVGYSACHWCHVMAHESFEDPTIAGLMNQWFINVKVDREERPDVDQIYQGVVQLMGQGGGWPLTVFLTPELMPFFGGTYFPPRDKYGRPGFPRVLEALHEAWETKRDEVRRQSEEFREGLGELASYGLDSASAALKPEDIVTLGESMLHRVDTVNGGFGGAPKFPNPMNVALLLRAWRRKDAHEALKKSALLTLERMALGGIHDQLGGGFHRYSVDERWTVPHFEKMLYDNAQLLHLYTEAYQVEPRPLWRKVVEETAEYVRREMTDARGGFYATQDADSEGEEGKFFVWKPEQVREVLPPELAELALRHFRITPAGNFEHGATVLEAVVPVETLAGDLQLTVEEVALRLGEARRRLFEAREKRVKPGRDDKILAGWNGLMIRGLAFAGRVFERADWVALARGAADFLLSELWDGQRLLRSYQEGQARIPGFLEDYGDLASGLTALYQATFDPKYVEAAEALVKAAEALFWDGEKRAYLTAPRAQQDLVVATYATFDNAFPSGASTLTEAQVALAALTGNKQYLELPEQYVSRMREQLRQNPMGYGHLGLAADALVEGAPSVTFSGTREAVAPLLSVTRATYAPTFAFSWKDPGAPVPPSMKETFEGREPVGGHAAAYLCRHFACEPPIQEPGELARKLALVPTGT, encoded by the coding sequence ATGGCCCAGACTCCGCACTCCGGTGCGAACAACCGCCTCGCCCGGGAGCCGTCGCCCTACCTGCGGCAGCATGCGTCGAATCCGGTGGACTGGTACCCCTGGGGGGAGGAGGCCTTCGCCCGGGCCCGCGCGGAGGACAAGCCCATCCTGCTGTCGGTGGGGTACTCGGCCTGCCACTGGTGCCACGTGATGGCCCACGAGTCCTTCGAGGACCCCACCATCGCCGGATTGATGAACCAGTGGTTCATCAACGTGAAGGTGGACCGCGAGGAGCGGCCGGACGTGGATCAGATCTACCAGGGTGTGGTGCAGCTGATGGGGCAGGGAGGCGGGTGGCCGCTGACGGTGTTCCTGACGCCGGAGCTGATGCCCTTCTTCGGGGGCACCTACTTCCCGCCGCGGGACAAGTACGGGCGGCCGGGCTTCCCGCGGGTGTTGGAGGCGCTCCACGAGGCCTGGGAAACGAAGCGGGACGAGGTGCGGCGCCAGTCGGAGGAGTTCCGTGAGGGACTGGGCGAGCTGGCCAGCTACGGCCTGGACTCGGCGTCGGCGGCGCTGAAGCCGGAGGACATCGTCACCCTGGGCGAGTCCATGCTGCACCGGGTGGACACGGTGAACGGTGGCTTCGGTGGCGCACCCAAGTTCCCCAACCCGATGAACGTCGCGCTCCTGCTGCGGGCGTGGCGGCGCAAGGACGCCCACGAGGCGTTGAAGAAGTCGGCGTTGCTGACCCTGGAGAGGATGGCGCTGGGCGGCATCCATGATCAGCTGGGGGGCGGCTTCCACCGGTACTCGGTGGACGAGCGGTGGACGGTGCCCCACTTCGAGAAGATGCTGTACGACAACGCGCAGCTGCTGCACCTGTACACGGAGGCGTACCAGGTGGAGCCGAGGCCGCTGTGGCGCAAGGTGGTGGAGGAGACGGCCGAGTACGTGCGGCGCGAGATGACGGACGCGCGCGGCGGCTTCTACGCCACGCAGGACGCGGACAGCGAGGGCGAGGAAGGGAAGTTCTTCGTCTGGAAGCCCGAGCAGGTGCGGGAGGTGCTGCCGCCGGAGCTGGCCGAGCTGGCCCTGCGCCACTTCCGGATAACGCCCGCAGGCAACTTCGAGCACGGAGCCACGGTGCTGGAGGCGGTGGTTCCGGTGGAGACGCTGGCCGGAGACCTCCAGCTCACGGTGGAGGAGGTGGCGCTCCGGCTGGGCGAGGCGCGGCGGCGGCTCTTCGAGGCGCGGGAGAAGCGGGTGAAGCCGGGGCGGGACGACAAGATCCTCGCGGGGTGGAACGGGCTGATGATCCGGGGCCTGGCCTTCGCGGGACGCGTCTTCGAGCGGGCGGACTGGGTGGCCCTGGCGCGTGGGGCGGCGGACTTCCTGCTGTCGGAGCTGTGGGACGGCCAGCGGTTGCTGCGCTCGTACCAGGAGGGACAGGCCCGCATCCCGGGCTTCCTCGAGGACTACGGCGACCTGGCCTCGGGGCTGACCGCGCTGTACCAGGCAACCTTCGACCCGAAGTACGTGGAGGCGGCGGAGGCGCTGGTGAAGGCGGCGGAGGCGCTCTTCTGGGATGGGGAGAAGCGGGCGTACCTGACGGCGCCGAGGGCGCAGCAGGACCTGGTGGTGGCGACCTACGCGACGTTCGACAACGCCTTCCCCTCGGGGGCCTCGACGCTGACGGAGGCGCAGGTGGCGCTGGCGGCGCTCACGGGGAACAAGCAATACCTGGAGCTGCCGGAGCAGTACGTGTCGCGCATGAGGGAGCAGCTCCGGCAGAACCCGATGGGCTACGGACACCTGGGACTGGCCGCGGACGCCCTGGTGGAGGGCGCACCGAGCGTCACCTTCTCGGGGACTCGCGAGGCGGTGGCGCCTCTGTTGTCCGTGACGCGGGCGACCTACGCACCCACGTTCGCCTTCTCGTGGAAGGATCCGGGGGCGCCGGTGCCCCCCTCGATGAAGGAGACCTTCGAGGGCCGCGAGCCGGTGGGCGGCCATGCCGCCGCCTACCTGTGCCGCCACTTCGCCTGCGAGCCGCCCATCCAGGAGCCGGGCGAGCTCGCGAGGAAGTTGGCCCTGGTGCCAACGGGCACCTGA
- a CDS encoding ArnT family glycosyltransferase: protein MTLCLALLAVSVGVRLALALGTDVYFDEAYYWQWAQHLDWGYYDHPPLVAWLIAVLGIRPTALLCGLGTVAAVWGLARDVYGQREAAWRAAALWSLVPVGILAGVWSTPDTPLLLCWVLALWALYRERWVLAGLACGLALLSKYPGVLLAAAFVAACVRARRLPAGAWLTALLGVLLFLPVVVWNARHDWVGFAFQLKHGLGGTGGWRTFGEFLAGQLALGGPVLLPLTGVYILRGPKEQFLLRAAAAAPLLLFGYASIRTRGEANWPAAAYLSACVGIAGMRPGWFRAAALANLAGVLAVGSHLFFPLLRFERDVPLSRTHGWAELSRLSEPSRLFPGLTREDVAVVYAPSYQLASEVAYYTRLPTDTAGGARRSQYDLWPEPVPTPGQDALWLSEGRSPPDELTARFSSVEGPVELPADFRGRRVHTFTVWRLRDAKP, encoded by the coding sequence GTGACGCTCTGCCTCGCGCTGCTGGCGGTGAGCGTGGGGGTGCGGCTCGCGCTCGCGCTGGGCACGGACGTCTACTTCGACGAGGCCTACTACTGGCAGTGGGCCCAGCACCTCGACTGGGGCTACTACGACCACCCGCCGCTGGTGGCCTGGCTCATCGCCGTGCTCGGCATCCGGCCCACGGCCTTGCTGTGCGGGCTGGGCACGGTGGCCGCCGTGTGGGGCCTTGCCCGGGACGTGTACGGCCAGCGCGAGGCGGCCTGGCGCGCGGCGGCGCTGTGGAGCCTGGTGCCCGTGGGCATCCTCGCCGGCGTGTGGTCCACCCCGGACACGCCCCTGCTGTTGTGCTGGGTGCTCGCGCTGTGGGCGCTGTACCGCGAGCGGTGGGTGCTCGCCGGGCTGGCCTGCGGGCTGGCGCTGCTGTCCAAGTACCCGGGTGTCCTGCTCGCCGCGGCCTTCGTCGCCGCCTGCGTGCGCGCGCGCCGGTTGCCGGCCGGAGCGTGGCTCACCGCGTTGCTCGGGGTGCTCCTCTTCCTGCCCGTGGTGGTGTGGAACGCGCGTCATGACTGGGTGGGCTTCGCCTTCCAGCTCAAGCACGGCCTCGGAGGCACGGGCGGGTGGCGCACCTTCGGCGAGTTCCTCGCGGGCCAGCTCGCGCTCGGGGGCCCCGTGCTGCTCCCGCTGACCGGGGTGTACATCCTGCGCGGCCCGAAGGAGCAGTTCCTGTTGCGTGCCGCCGCGGCCGCGCCCCTGCTCCTCTTCGGCTACGCCTCCATCCGGACCCGGGGCGAGGCCAACTGGCCGGCCGCCGCGTACCTCTCCGCGTGCGTGGGCATCGCCGGCATGCGTCCCGGGTGGTTCCGTGCCGCGGCGCTCGCCAACCTGGCCGGGGTGCTCGCGGTGGGCTCGCACCTGTTCTTCCCCCTGCTGCGCTTCGAACGCGACGTCCCCCTGTCACGCACCCATGGCTGGGCCGAGCTGTCCCGGCTCTCCGAGCCCTCGAGGCTCTTCCCCGGCCTCACGCGCGAGGACGTGGCCGTGGTGTACGCCCCCAGCTACCAGCTCGCCTCCGAGGTGGCGTACTACACGCGGCTGCCCACGGACACGGCGGGCGGGGCCCGACGCAGCCAGTACGACCTCTGGCCGGAGCCCGTGCCGACACCCGGACAGGATGCGCTGTGGCTCTCCGAGGGCCGATCTCCACCCGACGAGCTGACCGCGCGCTTCTCCTCCGTGGAGGGACCGGTGGAGCTACCCGCCGACTTCCGCGGGCGCCGCGTGCACACCTTCACCGTCTGGCGGCTGCGCGACGCGAAGCCCTGA